GATAGGCCAACAGCTGGCCGACGACGATCATCAAGGTATTAAGGGAGACCAACTTGCCGCGCACCTTTGCCGGGACCATCTCGGAGATGTACATCGGCGACACAATGCTGACCGCGCCCACCGCCACGCCGAGGAATGTGCGGGCTGCCGCGAGCATGTGCACCGAACCAGCGAGCGCACACCAGATCGAACCGACGACAAAGATGAATCCACCAACTATCAGGGTGGCCTTGCGCCCGATCCGATCCGCCACCGCGGAGCCTGTCAACGCACCTACCGCCGCACCGACCAGCAGCATTGAGGTGACAAAACCTTCCTCGGCTGCAGTCATCCCAAATTCGGGACTGATGAACAATAGGGCGCCACTCATCACACCGGTGTCGTAGCCAAACAGCAATCCGCCAAACGCAGCGATCGCGGCAACCATGCGCACGTACGTCGACTGTGACCGCTGATTCTCTTGGGAAGGGGGCCCAGCGGGGGTGATTGATGAAGATGTCATGGGCACCATCTTTCCCCCTTATTACGATGAAAGTCATGTCCCATAACCTCGACCGCACCCAAGAACTGATCATAAAATCCCTGGATACCCGCCCCTTGATCGATCCAGAAGAAGAAGTAAACAAACGTGTGACTTTTCTCGCGGATTACCTAGCGGCAACGGGCACCAAAGGCTACGTGCTCGGGATCTCTGGCGGACAAGATTCCACCTTGGGTGGAAAACTTGCCCAGCTTGCAGTGGAAAAGCGACGCTCCCAAGGTGCAGACGCAGTCTTTTACGCTGTCCGGCTCCCCCATGGCGTGCAGTTTGACGAGGACGACGCCCAAGCAGCCCTGGACTTTATCAAGCCTGACAAGCGCGTTACCGTCAACATCGAGCCAGCCACCACCGCAATGGACTCAGCCGTAGCAGCAGCGTTGGGCACCGATGAACTCAACGACTTTAACAAGGGCAACATCAAGGCACGCCAGCGCATGATCGCTCAATACGCCATCGCCGGCGAATACGGACTACTAGTCCTAGGCACCGACCACGCGGCAGAGAACATCACTGGCTTCTTCACTAAGTTCGGCGACGGTGCCGCTGACATCATGCCGCTGGGAGGCCTCAACAAACGCCAAGGTGCCCAGCTACTTGCCTACCTCGACTGCCCACCCGAGCTCTACGCCAAGGTTCCCACCGCAGACCTGGAAGACGACCGTCCAGCGCTTCCCGACGAAGAGGCGCTCGGAGTAACCTACGAGCACATCGACGACTATCTCGAAGGCAAGGAGGTGCCCGTTGCGGCACGCGAGCGCCTAGAACACCTCTGGCGCATCGGCCAGCACAAGCGTCACCTTCCCGTCGAACCTACCGACCAGTGGTGGCGCGACTAGCCAAGCAGCGCTAACGTACGCTGCGCTGCCTGCACCAGCTCGCCGGCGTATCCACTGCCATGTGTCAACGTGTGCACGGCCAGCGGGTGCAGCTGGTGAATGGGAATCCGGGCGCGCCAATCGTCGCTAAGTTCGCCACGTGACTGGTAGCCTGCAACGATCTCCTCAAAGTATGGTGCCCCGAACAATGCCAGCATCGCGATGTCCGTGAGCGCGTGCCCACCGTGTGCCGCCGGGTCGATGAAGTGCGGGCCATCGGGGCCAAACAAGAGATTCCCAGCCCACAGATCGCCATGAATCCTCGACACGGGTGCAGACTGCCCCTCCGCAAGCAGCGCTTGGCACGCCTTATCGACGACCGCGTATCCGGCTTCATCGAGCGTCCCGCGGCGAAGCGCCTGAGATGCGAAAGGCAGCACCCGTTGGTGGACGTAGAAATCGGCCCAGTTGGTCGTCGGCACGCAATCTTGCTGCACTCGGCCGATGAAGTTGGGCCCCTCCCACCCTGCTGGGGGCGCTCCGAACGCCGTTGCACCGGTGGCATGGACTTGTGCCAGCTCTACGCCGGCACGAAAAGCCGCCTCGGGAGTGGGGCGGGCGGACGGGATACGTGGGATCGTCAGCGTGTTGGCATCGTCGTCGACTGCGAAGACTTCGACCACGCACTCGGAGCCTTCGCGCAGCCAGGCTAAGCCAGCTGCCTCCGCTGCGGCCGCGTGTGGGCTAGTGCCAGTTTTTGTAAACGTCGAAGCTGCCATGTGGCCAGGATACGTGCGGGATTGGACGAAGACATGAAAAAGACCCCGAGCTGGTGCCGTGTTACCTGGCCCAATTCGA
The Corynebacterium breve genome window above contains:
- a CDS encoding fructosamine kinase family protein, with product MAASTFTKTGTSPHAAAAEAAGLAWLREGSECVVEVFAVDDDANTLTIPRIPSARPTPEAAFRAGVELAQVHATGATAFGAPPAGWEGPNFIGRVQQDCVPTTNWADFYVHQRVLPFASQALRRGTLDEAGYAVVDKACQALLAEGQSAPVSRIHGDLWAGNLLFGPDGPHFIDPAAHGGHALTDIAMLALFGAPYFEEIVAGYQSRGELSDDWRARIPIHQLHPLAVHTLTHGSGYAGELVQAAQRTLALLG
- the nadE gene encoding ammonia-dependent NAD(+) synthetase; protein product: MSHNLDRTQELIIKSLDTRPLIDPEEEVNKRVTFLADYLAATGTKGYVLGISGGQDSTLGGKLAQLAVEKRRSQGADAVFYAVRLPHGVQFDEDDAQAALDFIKPDKRVTVNIEPATTAMDSAVAAALGTDELNDFNKGNIKARQRMIAQYAIAGEYGLLVLGTDHAAENITGFFTKFGDGAADIMPLGGLNKRQGAQLLAYLDCPPELYAKVPTADLEDDRPALPDEEALGVTYEHIDDYLEGKEVPVAARERLEHLWRIGQHKRHLPVEPTDQWWRD